The following proteins come from a genomic window of Anguilla rostrata isolate EN2019 chromosome 17, ASM1855537v3, whole genome shotgun sequence:
- the dhps gene encoding deoxyhypusine synthase translates to MDGHMDVAREAVLKESCTLPEDMPKIKGYDFDQGVDLKALLQSYATTGFQASSFAQAVQEINKMIEKRLETVEEEEGGGEAPDLQRPRLGCTIFLGYTSNLISSGVRESIRFLVQHKMVDVIVTTAGGIEEDIIKCLAPTFLGEFSLQGKELRESGINRIGNLLVPNDNYCKFEDWLMPILDQMVLEQKTEGTLWTPSKMIHRLGKEINNPESVCYWAYKNDIPIFSPALTDGSLGDMIYFHSYKKPGLVLDIVEDIRRLNCKAVFARRTGMIILGGGLVKHHICNANLMRNGADYAVFVNTGQEFDGSDSGARPDEAVSWGKIRMDATPVKVYADATLVFPLLVAETFAHNAARLAAQKKD, encoded by the exons ATGGACGGACATATGGACGTTGCCCGCGAGGCTGTACTGAAGGAGAGCTGCACCCTGCCCGAGGACATGCCCAAGATCAAGGGTTACGACTTCGACCAGGGAGTGGACCTGAAGGCGCTGCTGCAGTCCTACGCCACCACCGGATTCCAGGCCAGCAGCTTCGCCCAGGCTGTTCAGGAGATCAATAAGATG ATCGAGAAGCGGCTGGAAACagttgaggaagaggagggcggCGGCGAGGCCCCCGACCTCCAGCGCCCCCGCCTGGGCTGCACCATCTTCCTGGGGTACACCTCCAACCTCATCAGCTCTGGAGTGAGGGAAAGCATCCGCTTCCTTGTCCAGCACAAAATG GTGGATGTGATCGTGACTACAGCGGGGGGGATCGAAGAGGACATCATCAAGTGCCTCGCGCCCACTTTCCTGGGAGAATTCAGCCTTCAAGGCAAAGAGCTGAGGGAGAGTGGCATCAACAG GATAGGGAACCTGCTGGTGCCCAATGACAACTACTGCAAGTTCGAGGACTGGCTGATGCCCATCCTGGACCAGATGGTGCTGGAGCAGAAAACCGAG GGCACGCTCTGGACCCCCTCTAAGATGATCCATCGGCTCGGAAAAGAGATCAACAACCCGGAGTCAGTGTGCTACTGGGCCTACAAG AACGACATCCCCATCTTCAGCCCCGCTCTGACCGATGGTTCCCTTGGCGACATGATTTACTTCCACTCTTACAAGAAGCCGGGGCTGGTGCTGGACATAgtggagg atATCCGGAGGCTGAACTGCAAGGCCGTGTTCGCCAGACGTACTGGAATGATTATCCTCGGGGGGGGCCTGGTCAAGCACCACATCTGTAATGCCAATCTCATg AGGAATGGAGCGGACTACGCAGTGTTTGTGAACACGGGTCAGGAGTTTGACGGCTCTGACTCGGGTGCGAGGCCCGATGAGGCTGTGTCCTGGGGGAAGATCCGAATGGACGCCACGCCTGTGAAG
- the fbxw9 gene encoding F-box/WD repeat-containing protein 9 — MSEAWGRREEEEAEAELSELKAGSAVGRAGHLAPLNLPQDQALRPDQQNTPLHPPGATRETSPSPSSEGTGLLSLPWEMVARIASHLPAQCVITVLPQVCRALGGVGEDSTAWQLRARRLIGPGASFPVGPREGFDWPTACLEMEELISCWAGLSEKEREGQGQEAGPAGDRGAGLQEAGEAAVASAPGAEGGRAGDGEMMEGGGLLVDGEGQQRVQEGGGAEAGEQGVGGERQNEPMAGEEEGGERDGGEGLGERGGRAEEGVAEGEAGEGEKAGGREGDLSDPPGPSAALQRFSLPSGHIAEVNTVLLVGGEGALCASGSRDRNVNLWDLRGGARGTLLRTLGGRGLFSTHRGWVWCLAARGPLLCSGSFDSTVRLWDLGAGGTERGLIQARAAVLCLSCQSDALLAGSYDKKVSIYDTRAAEPLVKSLRLHGNAVLCLAADEQYILSGSKDRTLACPDRAGDRCLEEISLSSYLLSMSYSGKEVWAGDNHGMIHTFALRDGLFQPVSHFDVGHHSLVTGIHNSAGTLYTCSSDRTIKIHLPSAPPRTLCSLRHQAGVNGLSVEGGVLAVASGDMCVEVWRPQR, encoded by the exons ATGTCGGAGGCTTGGGGCCGccgtgaggaagaggaggcggaggcggaaCTCAGTGAGCTGAAGGCGGGGAGCGCGGTGGGAAGAGCAGGGCATCTCGCTCCACTGAATTTGCCACAGGACCAAGCTCTCCGGCCAGACCAACAGAA TACCCCACTCCACCCGCCCGGTGCAACAAGGGaaacaagcccctccccctccagcgaAGGAACAGGGTTGCTGTCGTTGCCATGGGAGATGGTGGCCCGCATCGCCTCTCACCTCCCAGCGCAGTGTGTCATCACGGTCCTCCCACAG gTTTGTCGAGCACTGGGGGGCGTGGGTGAGGACAGCACCGCCTGGCAGCTCCGAGCTCGCAGGCTGATTGGCCCCGGGGCCTCCTTCCCCGTGGGGCCGCGGGAGGGCTTCGACTGGCCCACCGCCTGCCTGGAGATGGAGGAGCTCATCTCctgctgggcggggctgagcgagaaggagagggaggggcaggggcaggaggcggggcctgcgggcgacagaggggcggggttacaggAGGCAGGAGAGGCTGCGGTGGCCAGCGCGCCTGGGGCCGAAGGAGGGAGagctggagatggagagatgatGGAGGGTGGAGGCCTGTTGGTCGACGGAGAGGGACAACAGCGGGTgcaggagggaggcggggcggaggcgggggagCAGGGGGTTGGAGGGGAGAGGCAGAACGAGCCAAtggcaggggaggaggaggggggagagagagacgggggagagGGATTGGGTGAGCGCGGAGGCCGGGCAGAGGAGGGAGTGGCTGAAGGCGAAgcgggggaaggagagaaagcaggagggagggagggggatctCTCCGACCCCCCCGGCCCGTCCGCGGCCCTCCAGCGGTTCTCCCTGCCCTCGGGCCACATCGCCGAGGTGAACACCGTGCTCCtggtcgggggggagggggcgctgtgcgcCTCGGGGTCCCGGGACAGGAACGTGAACCTGTGGGACCTGcgcgggggggcgcgggggacGCTGCTGCGCacgctgggggggcggggcctgttcAGCACGCACCGCGGCTGGGTGTGGTGCCTGGCGGCCCGCGGGCCCCTGCTCTGCTCGGGCTCCTTCGACAGCACGGTGCGGCTGTGGGACCTGGGGGCCGGGGGCACCGAGCGGGGCCTCATCCAGGCCCGCGCCGCCGTGCTCTGCCTGTCCTGCCAGAGCGACGCCCTGCTGGCCGGGTCCTACGACAAGAAGGTCAGCATCTATGACACCAGAG CGGCAGAGCCCCTGGTGAAGAGCCtgcgtctccatggcaacgcgGTGCTGTGCCTGGCCGCGGATGAGCAGTACATCCTCTCCGGGAGCAAGGACCGCACCCTGGCGTGTCCTGACCGGGCAGGAGACCGCT gccTGGAGGAAATATCA CTGAGCTCCTACCTGCTCTCCATGTCCTACAGTGGGAAGGAGGTTTGGGCCGGAGACAACCACGGCATGATCCACACCTTCGCCCTGCGGGACGGCCTCTTCCAGCCCGTTTCCCATTTCGACGTGGGGCACCACTCCCTGGTGACGGGGATCCACAACTCGGCCGGGACCCTGTACACCTGCTCCTCTGACCGCACCATCAAG ATTCACCTCCCTtccgccccccccaggacaCTCTGCTCACTGCGGCACCAAGCTGGGGTCAATGGG cTGAGCGTGGAGGGCGGGGTGCTGGCTGTAGCTTCAGGGGAcatgtgtgtggaggtgtggaggccgcagaggtga
- the LOC135244250 gene encoding guanine nucleotide-binding protein G(I)/G(S)/G(O) subunit gamma-12-like: MSGTGCSSNSVLQARRVVEQLRVEAGMERIKISIAAAQLVQYCQEHGRSDPLLTGIATSANPFKDKKTCVLL, encoded by the exons ATGTCGGGGACAGGCTGCAGCAGCAACAGCGTTCTGCAGGCGCGGAGGGTGGTGGAGCAGCTGAGGGTGGAGGCCGGCATGGAGAGGATCAAG ATCTCCATCGCAGCGGCTCAGCTGGTGCAGTACTGCCAGGAGCACGGTCGAAGCGACCCCCTCCTCACCGGCATTGCCACCTCCGCCAACCCCTTTAAGGACAAGAAGACCTGCGTGCTGCTGTAG